The following are encoded in a window of Providencia rettgeri genomic DNA:
- a CDS encoding ROK family protein codes for MNQRHSLKQIGNIDLVKQLNSAVVYSLIDQHGPISRIQIAEQSQLAPASVTKITRQLLERGLIKEVDQQASTGGRRAISIVSEHKNFHTIGVRLGRYDATIALYDLGGKMIVDGHYPISEPSQEAVEQKLIEALEGFIEENHRRIKELIAISIILPGLVDPNRGIIFYMPHIKVDNWHLIDNLQAHFNITCYVGHDIRSLALAESYFGATRDCEDSLLVRIHRGAGAGLVINKEILLNHRGNLGEIGHIQVDPLGELCHCGNFGCLETIASNQAIEARVKQRLEQGYSSTLTAETCTISSICQAANKNDPLATEVIQHVGRQIGKAIAIAINLFNPEKVVIAGDITEAEHILLPAIQSCIDTQALKGFRENLPIVTSQLIHNSAIGAFALTKRAMLNGELLQKLFDN; via the coding sequence ATGAATCAAAGACACTCGCTAAAGCAAATTGGTAATATTGACCTCGTTAAACAACTCAATAGTGCTGTCGTCTATAGCTTGATAGACCAACATGGTCCGATATCAAGAATCCAAATAGCGGAGCAAAGCCAGCTAGCCCCCGCCAGCGTCACTAAGATCACTCGTCAGCTACTCGAACGCGGTTTAATTAAAGAAGTTGACCAACAGGCCTCCACAGGGGGCCGTCGAGCTATCTCAATTGTCTCCGAACATAAAAATTTCCATACCATTGGGGTCCGTTTAGGTCGATATGATGCCACTATCGCATTATACGACTTAGGCGGAAAAATGATTGTGGATGGCCACTACCCTATTTCAGAACCTTCTCAAGAAGCCGTCGAGCAGAAACTGATTGAAGCACTCGAAGGTTTTATCGAGGAAAACCATCGTCGTATCAAAGAACTGATTGCCATCTCAATTATTCTGCCAGGTTTAGTGGATCCAAATCGCGGCATTATTTTTTATATGCCTCATATTAAAGTCGATAACTGGCACCTCATTGATAATCTGCAAGCGCATTTTAATATCACTTGCTATGTCGGCCATGATATTCGTAGCCTCGCGCTGGCGGAGAGCTATTTTGGTGCAACACGGGATTGCGAAGACTCTTTATTAGTCCGTATTCATCGAGGCGCTGGGGCAGGTTTGGTAATCAATAAAGAAATTTTACTTAATCATCGCGGTAATTTAGGGGAGATAGGTCATATTCAAGTCGACCCGCTAGGGGAACTGTGCCACTGCGGTAATTTCGGCTGCTTAGAAACCATTGCCTCTAATCAAGCCATTGAAGCGCGTGTTAAACAACGCTTAGAACAAGGCTATTCCAGCACGCTAACAGCAGAAACTTGCACTATTTCGTCTATTTGCCAAGCCGCAAATAAAAACGACCCACTCGCCACCGAGGTGATTCAGCACGTTGGTAGGCAAATTGGTAAAGCGATTGCCATTGCGATTAACTTATTCAACCCAGAAAAAGTCGTGATTGCAGGGGATATCACGGAGGCTGAACACATTTTACTGCCCGCCATCCAAAGCTGTATCGATACCCAAGCACTTAAAGGCTTCCGTGAAAATTTACCCATTGTCACCTCTCAATTAATCCATAACTCGGCAATTGGGGCGTTTGCCTTAACGAAGCGTGCAATGCTTAATGGTGAACTACTGCAAAAATTGTTTGATAATTAA
- a CDS encoding dicarboxylate/amino acid:cation symporter: MRNMIKQPIYKILYVQVIVAIVLGIALGHFYPDIGESLKPLGDAFIKIVKMIIAPVIFLTVVTGISGMSNMKAVGSVAGKAMLYFITFSTIALIIGLIVANIIRPGDGLNIDPATLDSSKVAGYVAKAHESSIVGFLMNIIPDTVISPLVNGNILQVLFIAVIFGLALAATGKHGEPIVKLLQNFSEPVFKMVAMLMKLAPIGAFGAMAFTIGKYGISSIGNLMMLIMTFYITSLLFVILVLGAVAKYNGFSIIELIKYIKDELWLVLGTSSSEAALPSLMRKMEHAGCEKSVVGLVIPTGYSFNLDGTNIYMTMAALFIAQATNIELTIWEQISLLLVAMISSKGAAGVTGAGFITLAATLMVVPSIPVAGMALILGIDRFMSECRALTNLVGNACACIVVARWEKELDTEKLAHAFSAKNETLDSVITEDDSVNTEIKNVQPVDLTNHK, from the coding sequence ATGCGAAACATGATAAAGCAACCAATATATAAAATCTTATATGTTCAGGTCATCGTAGCCATCGTCCTAGGTATCGCGCTAGGCCACTTTTACCCAGACATTGGAGAGTCATTAAAACCACTTGGTGATGCATTCATCAAAATCGTTAAAATGATCATCGCACCCGTTATCTTCTTAACCGTAGTAACAGGTATTTCGGGTATGTCAAACATGAAGGCTGTCGGTAGCGTTGCGGGCAAAGCAATGTTGTACTTCATTACCTTCTCTACTATCGCTTTAATCATTGGTCTCATCGTTGCGAACATCATTCGCCCGGGTGATGGTTTAAATATTGATCCTGCCACTCTTGATAGTTCTAAAGTGGCTGGCTATGTTGCCAAAGCCCACGAATCGTCCATTGTTGGCTTCTTGATGAATATCATCCCTGATACCGTCATTAGCCCACTGGTCAATGGCAACATTCTCCAAGTTCTGTTCATTGCTGTTATTTTCGGATTAGCATTAGCAGCAACGGGCAAGCATGGCGAACCCATTGTTAAGTTACTGCAAAACTTCTCTGAGCCCGTGTTCAAAATGGTTGCGATGCTGATGAAACTCGCACCGATCGGGGCATTCGGCGCCATGGCATTTACCATTGGTAAATATGGAATTTCATCTATCGGTAACTTAATGATGCTGATAATGACGTTCTACATAACCTCTTTACTGTTCGTTATCTTAGTATTAGGGGCGGTAGCCAAATATAACGGCTTCTCAATCATCGAATTGATAAAATACATCAAGGACGAGCTCTGGTTGGTTTTAGGGACATCGTCTTCTGAAGCGGCCCTGCCAAGCTTAATGAGAAAAATGGAACATGCTGGGTGTGAAAAATCAGTTGTGGGCTTAGTGATCCCAACGGGGTATTCATTTAACCTTGATGGTACCAACATTTATATGACCATGGCGGCTCTGTTTATCGCACAAGCCACTAACATCGAGCTCACTATTTGGGAGCAAATCTCTTTACTGCTGGTTGCGATGATCAGCTCAAAAGGTGCGGCAGGTGTTACAGGTGCTGGTTTCATTACCTTAGCCGCAACACTGATGGTTGTACCAAGCATTCCCGTTGCTGGTATGGCTTTAATTTTGGGGATTGATCGCTTTATGTCTGAGTGCCGTGCATTAACTAACTTAGTGGGTAATGCATGTGCATGTATCGTGGTTGCACGTTGGGAAAAAGAGTTAGATACCGAAAAACTGGCTCATGCATTCTCAGCAAAAAATGAAACATTAGATTCAGTGATCACTGAAGATGACAGCGTCAATACTGAGATTAAAAACGTCCAGCCTGTTGATTTAACAAATCATAAATAA
- the ubiF gene encoding 3-demethoxyubiquinol 3-hydroxylase, with the protein MNKQIESYDVVVVGAGMTGAAAALGFAQEGMKVALLEKAQPAPFEPHSHPDVRISAISRASVELLKQLGAWQHVEAMRCAPYRQLETWEEPDSNVVFDAQSLGLPELGFMVENRVLQLALWQECEKYSNLTRVCPANLVNLYQPKNQKEWQLTLDDNRLLEAKLVVGADGANSQVRKMAGIGSRGWQYRQSCMLITIKTEQPQQDKTWQKFFPSGPRAFLPLYDNWASLVWYDSPAKIRRLQGMSMEQLTGAISEAFPERLGKVTAIASGAFPLTRHHANRYVIDGLVLIGDAAHTINPLAGQGVNLGYRDVDSLLSVVSYAREYLQPWYSMDVLKRYERRRLPDNLVMQAGMDVFYMVFSENLPGLKVFRNLGLMAAQRAGEAKKLALKYALGI; encoded by the coding sequence ATGAATAAACAAATCGAATCTTATGATGTTGTCGTAGTTGGCGCGGGTATGACTGGCGCAGCGGCGGCATTGGGCTTCGCCCAAGAAGGGATGAAGGTGGCTTTGCTTGAAAAGGCACAACCCGCACCATTTGAGCCACACAGTCATCCAGACGTCCGTATTTCGGCTATCAGCCGAGCTTCCGTTGAATTATTAAAGCAACTTGGTGCATGGCAACATGTTGAAGCGATGCGCTGTGCTCCTTATCGTCAATTAGAAACCTGGGAAGAACCTGATAGCAATGTGGTGTTTGATGCCCAAAGCCTTGGTTTACCTGAGCTCGGTTTTATGGTTGAAAATCGGGTATTACAGCTTGCTTTATGGCAAGAGTGCGAGAAGTACAGCAATTTAACACGAGTTTGTCCGGCAAACTTAGTGAATTTATATCAGCCCAAAAACCAAAAAGAATGGCAATTAACTCTTGATGATAATCGTCTTTTGGAAGCAAAACTGGTTGTGGGCGCAGATGGCGCAAACTCTCAGGTCCGCAAAATGGCAGGGATTGGCAGTCGTGGTTGGCAGTATCGCCAATCGTGCATGCTGATTACTATTAAAACCGAACAACCTCAACAAGATAAAACCTGGCAGAAATTTTTCCCATCGGGACCTCGGGCATTTTTGCCGTTATACGATAATTGGGCTTCATTAGTCTGGTATGACAGTCCAGCTAAGATTAGGCGTTTACAAGGCATGTCAATGGAACAACTCACAGGGGCGATTTCAGAAGCGTTTCCTGAGCGTCTCGGTAAGGTCACTGCAATTGCATCGGGGGCTTTTCCATTAACACGCCATCATGCGAATCGTTATGTTATCGACGGTTTAGTGTTGATTGGGGATGCCGCACATACAATTAATCCGCTAGCAGGACAAGGGGTTAACTTAGGTTATCGTGATGTGGATAGTTTATTGAGTGTAGTAAGCTATGCACGTGAATACTTACAGCCATGGTATTCGATGGATGTACTAAAACGCTATGAACGTCGTCGTTTGCCCGATAACTTAGTGATGCAAGCTGGTATGGATGTGTTCTATATGGTCTTTAGCGAAAACCTACCGGGACTAAAAGTATTTAGAAACCTTGGGTTGATGGCGGCGCAAAGAGCGGGTGAAGCGAAAAAGCTGGCGTTAAAATATGCGCTAGGAATATAG